One Perca flavescens isolate YP-PL-M2 chromosome 5, PFLA_1.0, whole genome shotgun sequence genomic window, TATTATACTGATATCACAAGAAGATGAAAAGACATTCGGGAAATATTAGTTTAATAATTTCCCTTCTACCCTATGCAGCTGCAGACATCTTGTTATATAGTTTGTTGATATGTCCAGACTGTTGAGAACATGGAGCAGACAGAGATATATGactatatattaataatataatattaatatatactaATATATTGACATGACTACACTACACAGCTTGTGTACGGTTGATCCGGTCGAGCAGGCACTGATGCAGATATTTGGCTGAGGATTCGTTGTATGCACCACATAAGACAGAATGAAGAGAAAGTCTAAGCAAAAAAGTCAAGGTGtgtatagtctcgcattgccagacctatctccacagcgttgtGGAATAAGTAAGCTGTGTATAATACAAGATCTCATTGGGTTGTAAATAAGAAACATTTGGCATGCTTTATAGTAGTCCTTTTCTAATGTAGATCAAGAAAGACACAAGTCTTTATGGGATACCATGAACAAAATTATAatgatgtactttttttttcatattgcaGTGTTGCGTAAAAAGCAAGCTACACAGTGGGTCAGGCTCCTTCCTGCTCTTGCAGTATGTGTATAcagtagatgtgtgtgtgcgtttatgtGCATGTTAGCGTTGCAGTGTTAAACTGTCCTGTCGGCTCCTGAGCGCTTCCGCACAACCTTTTCGTCTTTGACCTGGTCCACTGCCAGTGTCTCCAGCTCCGCTAGCGGTGGAGCCAGGGGAGGGGTGCCATGTGGGATGCGGTGTGCCACGCCCACGTGAGCCCTGTACTGACGGTCCCGAGCGGGGCTGTGACGAGGGCTGGCCGTAGCACCCAGGGGAGCCCCGGGGGAGCGCTCTGAGGCAATAGGAGGGATAACGGCAGGCCGTTCTCGCACTACCTGCGGTTCGGGAGCGTCTCTCCCAGCCTGAAGGAAGGGTGTGGGGTCAGGCATGGCGTCTACTGTCTCCCGCAGAACCAGCCGCCTACCGTCCGGGCCGAGCCGATACACCTCTGTTAACTCTGGGTGAAGAGGCTGGGAGAGACTCTTCTTCATGCGACGCCGTGGGGTTTCGGGCTGCCTGTCCTTGGCCGGCGGAGGCGTGGGCTTGTACGAGGTGACCGGACTGACGTTGGGGCTGGCCTCCGATGAACTGCCGGCTAACAGCTTCTTCTTGGTGGCGTGAAGCTGTGAGGTGAGGTAAGCAATAGTGCTCGCTCTCTGCTCCAGCTCGCCGGACAAAACGGCCAGCTTGTGGCTCTTCATCTTGAGTTCCTCCAGGtacttcttctctctctccttaatGGTGTTCTCCAGGACGGAGATCATGGCGTTCTTCTGCTCAAGGTCCCTGAGCAGCTCTgtgttctcctcctccttcttcttgaGGTGGGCCTCCAGCTCCTCACACCTCCTTTGCAGCTCCCTGCAGCGGGCCTCACTGCTGTCtgcgcacgcacgcgcacgcacgcacacacacacacacacacacacacacacacacacacacaaatcctgtTAAAACAGCAGCTAAGCAGCAGGCAATAtatgaatatcgtgatatgagacttgatatcgtcttagattttggatatcgtaatatcacataagtgtcttttcctggttttagaggctgcattacaggaaagtgatgtcatttcatgaatttaccagactgttctagctcttctgttatttgcctttacccacttagtcattatatccacatgaCCAATGAtcatttatcacaaatctcattgtgtaaata contains:
- the ccdc92 gene encoding coiled-coil domain-containing protein 92, giving the protein MASANVTLENQLHSAQKNLLFLQQDHANTLKGLHAEIRRLQQQCTDLTYELTVRNSDPSDSSEARCRELQRRCEELEAHLKKKEEENTELLRDLEQKNAMISVLENTIKEREKKYLEELKMKSHKLAVLSGELEQRASTIAYLTSQLHATKKKLLAGSSSEASPNVSPVTSYKPTPPPAKDRQPETPRRRMKKSLSQPLHPELTEVYRLGPDGRRLVLRETVDAMPDPTPFLQAGRDAPEPQVVRERPAVIPPIASERSPGAPLGATASPRHSPARDRQYRAHVGVAHRIPHGTPPLAPPLAELETLAVDQVKDEKVVRKRSGADRTV